ATAACCATAAGGTCTTCCACATCCCGCCCTGTAGCCTCTGCTAGCTTCTTTACATTCCAAGTCGGCGATTCGCGGATATCAATAACCCCGCGCCCTTGAGGGCCGCAGGCCAACTTTTGCATATAAGTATCGGGTGCGTGAAGAAAGTTCCCTTCTTCTGCAGCAGCAATCACAGCCAGTGCCTCACTTCGACCCTGAGCTGTGATTGAAGTTCCTTCCAAGGGGTCACATGCAATATCAATTTTGGGTCCTTGACCAGACCCCACCTTTTCCCCAATATACAGCATAGGAGCTTCGTCTCGCTCACCCTCGCCTATTTTGATGGTGCCGTCGAAACTGATTGAATCAAAAGCCTTTCGCATCGATTCAACGGCTGCATGATCCGCCGCCTTTTCATCTCCACGACCAATCCAACGACCACAAGACAACGCCGCCGCTTCCGTAACCCGAACAAATTCTAACGCTAAGTTTCTATCCATCTGCCAACCCTTTTTAAGAATTATGGAAGTTGCTCCGCAACCAGACAAAGCATGACCCTGTCACATGTCCACCTTTATCGCGAATAATGACTCAAAAGTCAACGAACGAGCCTTTTGTCAATCGCCTTGGCACGAAAGCTCTGAAAACTTACAACATTCTCACCCAAGTTCATCAAAATCTACTCCCATCAAGGGTTTTAGCTGGAAATATTACAAGTAATAGATCGTAACTCAGCGGCTTCCATTACCCTCTTCGCCAATGTATTTCCTATATCTGATCAATTCTTTTCCGAAGCTTTTCTGTGATCTTTTTTCCCTGGACGACAAACGCTTCCTTAGTTTTACCCTGATAATCTTCTCCGAAAAGGTCGTAGTAGCTTTCAAAAATCGGCATATTTTGATTCATGAGGTCTTTGTCTGTACATGAGAAGCGAAAGCTAAAAAAGTTGGTATAGTCCCCAGGATAGATGACCATTCCCTGGAGAGCCCTAGCTGTGATCGAATAAAAGTTCTCCCGAGAAGCTTTGTGGGGCCTAGAATAGTGGATCAAATCGCTTTTTAGATCTTGATCGACCTGGTAAAAGCTAATGGAATCGTAGCGCATCCTAAGGCAAACATACTTGGCGATAGCCTTCCCTTGATTTGTCACACCGATCCGCAAAAGACAGTCGTAGTGATTACCATTGCTGGTGTCTGCCTCAACGTGCTCGACCTCAACCCCCCAAAAGACACCTATTTCAGGAATATTCCGCTTCCCGAAGATAAACTCTAATTCGAAGTGTTCAGCAATCTTAAACGACTCTCCATAGCGCATGTAATAATGCTTCAAACCCTCGGATTCCGCACGGTGAGGAGCCCTTGAAGACTTAGGAATATAGGAGACGACATACCCCAAGTCTCGCCGTTCATCCTCGAAGATGACTAAGTTTTCTGCTCCTTCCACGGATGGAGAAACAAGCCGAGAAATGTAGCTGTCTAGGTACTCTGCGAAACCACGGACATAGTGAATGGGATGTTTGGTACGCTCACTATTACCACTGCCAGGGGCACCGATTCCCCAGATGATAATACCGCTATCACTGTTGGCAAAGCCCGACAGCGCTTTCGAATAGTTTTTTCGATCTTCATCTGACAACCTAACCTCTCTAGGATGAGCCTTCCTTTTGAAATCGAGATGAAGGTCTTCCCGAACACCTTCCGCAACCCAACGATTGAGAAGTGAAAGGCCTTGATCAACAAACTGGTCAAAAAGGTCCCGCGCAGCATCCATAAGCTAGATCCCAAACATCGCAATCATCGTGTGAACTTGTTTTTATTCTAGGGTATCTATAAGCAAAAGAAAGACAAAGAAACATTTATGAATGATTCAATGAACTTACAAGTAATGCTGTCTTTTATGCCCTCATCTGAATCTGGAAAAGAGCCGTGTAACCAGCCTTTTTAACACTGTAAAGTAGGAGGCACTCACTTCTTGAAGATAAATTGCCGATAAATAAGAAGGGAGGATTCCGCAATGAAAGCCACTTTGACCCATATTTTCTTGGGCCTTAGCCTAATCGCGTCTTGTCAGCCAAAGATCGAAGATCAACGAGACTCGGAGCCGAAGGCAATCCCAGTCGCAGCCGACAGTGAAGCTGCGATTGCCCCCAGTAATGTGAGCGGTGCCTACCTTTCTTGTGCAGAGCAAGAGGGCTCCTCTGAACTAACAATGAAATGCTCCTTGAGGGAAACCCAAAGTGGGCGACAGATAGCCTTTCCCGAAGCATACGACAGCTTCTACTGGGATATTCAACGACAAGATCCACGCCTTAGACTGACTCAACGAGTCGGTGTCAACAGTGGTGAGCTTACTGTAACCTTCCAGGGAGTCCCGTTAGACGAAGCTCGACAGCTCGCTCAAAATAGCCAGATCAAACTTCAGCTTTTCGGTAACCTAGGCAGCTACTTCGTGTCCGACATCATTGGCTCGGAATATGGAGTTCCCGCAAGCAAGGACTTCATTATTTTCCAACTGGGTGGCGCTGTGTTCAATCACTACGTGGAAGGCTCTACTCCTCTCAAACTACCAACGGCCTTTGCTCCTTACTCTGGTATTCAAGGTTGCTACTTAGCCTGTTACTCCAATAACAACTCAGGTGCGATATATGAGATCGATCAAGGGATTTTCGTGAAAGGTCAATACCGTGTGGAAGGGTATTATGACAGTAATATCTGCCGCCCGGTTGGCGATGAAACCCAGGAGATTTCGGAGATTCAGCTATACTCCAACTATTGCCGCGATCACGTGCCTGCTTGTGCTGATGGTGAATGTTGGGCGGGTGGTGATACTGGTGGATGGTTTGGGCTTCTGCCACCTCCTGTGACAGTAAGCTCTCGCTAAGCTAGGCCATTTAACATACTTGCCTAGACCCCTAGGCGATCATACCAACCATATCATAATCGTTTAGAGCAGCCCTAGCTTGCTCACGATCCTGACTGCGGACAGAAACGGAAAACGATTTAAAACCGGCGAATGCCATATTAAGAGAGTTGCCCATGCTTTCGTAGACTTCTGAAACACGGGCTTGCAAACCTGCTCTGACTAGGTAGGAATGGACGACTTTCGCTTTTTCCATGCTATCGGACTTAAACACGATTGTTTCCATAAGAACCTCTTTGCGGTTGCTTTGCATCAGAAACGGTCATATCACACAAATGGTTGAGGTAGCTATTTAAGAATATGAAATCATTGAATAAATACACCCAGTTTATCTTAACCAAACAGCCAATAGAATGTAAAAAGGGAGGTTTAAAAACCTCCCTCCAAACAGGAACTTAAGTGCCTAAGATCTAGGAATTTTGCTTCTTGAACTTCCTAGGGTCGATTTTGTATTTCTTAGCACGCAAGCCCATAACTCGTTCTGTCAGCCCCAGTTCTCTAGCTGCTTTCGCCATATTTCCTTTTGTTTCTTTTAGGGCATCCAAAATAAGTTCTTTTTCCATGGAATCTAAAGTTGACTGCAGGTTGCTGCCTGCGTTCTTAGAGGTGTTCTCAGCCGTCTGCAAGCTTGGGGGCAGATGGTGACCACGAATCACTCCTTCATTGCTAAGTAAGACGGCTCGCTCAATACAGTTTTCTAGTTCCCGCACATTACCAGGCCAGTGATAGCTGCTAAGCATGTCGATTGCTGGAGTTGAAATCCTGCGAATCGTTTTGTTGTGGACCTTACGATACTTTTCAACAAAGTAATCGGTGATGGGAATAATGTCTGTCTTGCGCTCCCGCAATGGTGGAATGCTAATGGGGAAAACATTCAGGCGGTAGTAAAGATCTTGACGAAAATCACCTTTGTCGATCATCACTTCCAAATTTTGATTGGTTGCTGTTATCACTCGTACATCACACTTGATCGTGCTTTCTCCCCCAAGCCTTTCGAACTCCCTTTCTTGAAGAACCCTAAGCAACTTGATTTGCGTTGTAAGAGAGATATCGCCTATCTCATCAAGGAAAATCGTACCACCGTTGGCAAGTTCAAAGCGGCCTTTCTTTTGAGCCTGCGCTCCAGTAAATGCACCTTTTTCATGACCGAACAACTCACTTTCAAGAAGGGTTTCCGGTAACGCTGCACAGTTTACTTTGATAAAGGGCTTCTCTCGCCTCGGGCTGTTCTTGTGCAAGGCATCAGCGATCAACTCCTTGCCCACTCCGCTTTCCCCTAAAATTAAAACGGACGTGTCTGTCGCAGCAACCTGCTCTAGAAGGCCAAAGACGCGCCCCATAGACTTTGAGTTGCCTATGATTGGCGACCGCTCAAAATCCCGAGGCATTGCTTGTTCATTGGCCTTTTCAGGTTCCAATTGCTGATCCGGGTAGAAGCGATTGATCATAGCGCACTGAGCAAACATTAGCGCCAGAACCGACAAAAAGTTCATCTCGGCCTTAGGATCGAATGGTCCATAGCAGACTTTGACAAAACTTAGGGTTCCCATTTTAAGCTCGCCAAGCTTGATAGGTAGACATAAGGCGTAGAGTTGAGCCTCGCGATCAACTTTGAACAAGCCTTGCTGTTTAACCTTGCTGACGGTTACGGGAACCATTTTCTGACGCCAGGTACTAAGAACTGATTTGGTTGCCACGCTCACTGTGTCCTCGATGGCAGGATCGATAGGGCTTTCCCCCTTTAATCGAATCTCCTTACCAATATCAACGACACCGTCGATGAAATTGATACGGCCGCCAATAAGGTTGCAGCGCTTTTCCAAGATGGTGAGAACGTCACGAATAGCTGCTTTGAAGCCATCGTTTCGTTCCAAGACGTGAGTTGCTAGCTTTAAGACCTCGATCTGGTTTTCTCGACCAGAAAAATCATCGAACGTACGGGCTAGCATCGAGGTCGACTCTAATTCAGGGTTCATAATAAACTCCCTTTATTTGACCTGATCTTGTTTCCGAACCATTGTTGTGGATTGGCCAACCCGTCACAAAAAATCCAACTAATTTGTTGTTGTACTTATAGCCTCAATTTCTGCCGCGATCGACCAATTTATGGAAAAAAGCAACAATTTTATATCAGATTTATCTACATTCTTGTAGGTTTTAATCTGTGAAAAGTTCAACAGTCCCGTGTTTTACAAAGATTTTCCTAAATCTACATCATTTTGCCTGGATAAATGTTGTAAATTTTCAGAATTTCCGTGCTGTAAGATGCTATATTGACTAGCTGTTTTTTTGATCTTCACCTCGTTAAGATTCAAATGCTTTTGATAACTGCGAGGTAGTAGCCAATGTCCCAAAACATGTCATTTCAAAGTAGTAATTCATACATAGCTTCAGACGAGCTAATAGAAATTGTTAATGTCGCGGTTGATTTAGAGCGCCCCCTTCTTATTCGCGGTGAACCAGGTACTGGAAAAACCCTACTAGCTAGAGCAGTGGCAGAATCCCTGCAAATGCCGCTACTAACTTGGCATGTAAAGTCCACGTCAAAGGCCCAGGATGGGCTCTACGTTTACGACACCGTGCAACGTTTGAATGACTCACGCTTCGGCAGTGGAGACGTGAGTAATATAAAGGACTACATCAAGCTAGGTCCTCTAGGCCAAGCATTTCAAGGTGATCAACGAACCATCGTTCTCATTGACGAAATCGACAAGGCTGATATTGAGTTTCCTAATGACCTGCTTCACGAATTGGATGCAATGAGCTTTCACATCCCAGAAACAGGAGAAACGATCGCTGCACAGAAAAGGCCGGTCATCATTATCACATCCAATGCTGAAAAGGAGCTTCCCGACGCATTTTTGCGGCGTTGTGTGTTTCATTACATATCGTTTCCTGATCAGGCGCAAATGGAAAAGATAGTAAAAGTACACCATCCGGACATCGAACAAAAATTGATCGATCAATGCCTAGTCAAGTTCTACTGGCTCAGGGAGCAGGATCAAATTCGCAAAAAACCTTCGACATCAGAGTTAGTCGATTGGATCGGTGCCTTGGCGCGATCAGGAATTCCCTTGAAAAGGCTCGAAAAGGACATTCCTTTCATGGGTA
The genomic region above belongs to Pseudobacteriovorax antillogorgiicola and contains:
- the glpX gene encoding class II fructose-bisphosphatase, with protein sequence MDRNLALEFVRVTEAAALSCGRWIGRGDEKAADHAAVESMRKAFDSISFDGTIKIGEGERDEAPMLYIGEKVGSGQGPKIDIACDPLEGTSITAQGRSEALAVIAAAEEGNFLHAPDTYMQKLACGPQGRGVIDIRESPTWNVKKLAEATGRDVEDLMVIILDRPRHEDLIAEVREAGARIRLIGDGDVSAAIATAQGETGVDLLMGVGGAPEGVIAAAALRCLGGEMQGILKFRKEDEKERARKMGITDFDQIYSHEELASGNVMFVATGVTNGSYLKGVRYNSYGATTHSIVMRSESGTIREITSRHHFSKKPNYGW
- a CDS encoding helix-turn-helix domain-containing protein, which encodes MDAARDLFDQFVDQGLSLLNRWVAEGVREDLHLDFKRKAHPREVRLSDEDRKNYSKALSGFANSDSGIIIWGIGAPGSGNSERTKHPIHYVRGFAEYLDSYISRLVSPSVEGAENLVIFEDERRDLGYVVSYIPKSSRAPHRAESEGLKHYYMRYGESFKIAEHFELEFIFGKRNIPEIGVFWGVEVEHVEADTSNGNHYDCLLRIGVTNQGKAIAKYVCLRMRYDSISFYQVDQDLKSDLIHYSRPHKASRENFYSITARALQGMVIYPGDYTNFFSFRFSCTDKDLMNQNMPIFESYYDLFGEDYQGKTKEAFVVQGKKITEKLRKRIDQI
- a CDS encoding sigma-54 interaction domain-containing protein gives rise to the protein MNPELESTSMLARTFDDFSGRENQIEVLKLATHVLERNDGFKAAIRDVLTILEKRCNLIGGRINFIDGVVDIGKEIRLKGESPIDPAIEDTVSVATKSVLSTWRQKMVPVTVSKVKQQGLFKVDREAQLYALCLPIKLGELKMGTLSFVKVCYGPFDPKAEMNFLSVLALMFAQCAMINRFYPDQQLEPEKANEQAMPRDFERSPIIGNSKSMGRVFGLLEQVAATDTSVLILGESGVGKELIADALHKNSPRREKPFIKVNCAALPETLLESELFGHEKGAFTGAQAQKKGRFELANGGTIFLDEIGDISLTTQIKLLRVLQEREFERLGGESTIKCDVRVITATNQNLEVMIDKGDFRQDLYYRLNVFPISIPPLRERKTDIIPITDYFVEKYRKVHNKTIRRISTPAIDMLSSYHWPGNVRELENCIERAVLLSNEGVIRGHHLPPSLQTAENTSKNAGSNLQSTLDSMEKELILDALKETKGNMAKAARELGLTERVMGLRAKKYKIDPRKFKKQNS
- a CDS encoding AAA family ATPase, with the translated sequence MSQNMSFQSSNSYIASDELIEIVNVAVDLERPLLIRGEPGTGKTLLARAVAESLQMPLLTWHVKSTSKAQDGLYVYDTVQRLNDSRFGSGDVSNIKDYIKLGPLGQAFQGDQRTIVLIDEIDKADIEFPNDLLHELDAMSFHIPETGETIAAQKRPVIIITSNAEKELPDAFLRRCVFHYISFPDQAQMEKIVKVHHPDIEQKLIDQCLVKFYWLREQDQIRKKPSTSELVDWIGALARSGIPLKRLEKDIPFMGILLKKEQDLQALNNRGAPSGRSRFL